The following is a genomic window from Bacillus sp. FJAT-52991.
GACTCCAAAAGATCGTTGAAAAACGACCATTTGGAGTCCTTTTTTAGGAAACAGAACATTAAAACATTTGATAGCCTTTTTGGCGAAGAATGCGCATCGCAATTCCTGAAGTAATGGCGCCAAGAAAACCGCTTGATAGAATCGTAATGTCTACAGCATGCAATGAAGAGAGTTTTGTTCCTAAAGCAGAAAACGCTTCACTTGCGTTAAAAATATAGTCAAAGGTGCTGACCTCATCCACAATCATAATGGTTACAATTGGATAAAGAAACGCCATCACCCACGTCATCCGTAACAACATATTTAATAAGAAGCCAATTCCGAAAAATAATACGAAAAATAGCAACATCGAAACAATTACAACCGCAATATGCATTCCGTTCCCCTCCTAAATCACTAAAGAATAGTGTACCTTA
Proteins encoded in this region:
- a CDS encoding YuiB family protein encodes the protein MHIAVVIVSMLLFFVLFFGIGFLLNMLLRMTWVMAFLYPIVTIMIVDEVSTFDYIFNASEAFSALGTKLSSLHAVDITILSSGFLGAITSGIAMRILRQKGYQMF